In Arthrobacter sp. CJ23, the genomic window GCACAAGGTGGCCCACCGTCACGGACGCTTGTGGGCCGTCAACGACAGGGCCGATATTGCCCTGCTTTCCGGGGCTCCGGTGTTCCATATCGGCCAGAAGGACCTGCCGTTGCGCTCGGCCCGGCACATCCTCCACGACCCCACGGTGATCGGCCTGTCCACGCACACCACGGAGCAGATCGATGCCGCGATCGCAGCCGCCCCGGGCCGCAGCGGCCTGGACTATTTCTGCGTGGGCCCGGTCTGGGCAACGCCCACCAAGCCGGGTCGGGACGCCGTCGGCCTGGAGCTGGTCACATATGCAAAAGAAGCCGTGCGCAGGGCCGATGAGGAGACCGTGGGCGGCGTGCTGCTGCCCTGGTTCGCGATCGGCGGCATCGACCTCACAAACGTTGGGCAGGTCGTGGCAGCGGGTGCCGACAGGATCGTGGTGGTGCGTGCCATCACCGAAGCGGCGGACCCGACGGCGGCCGCCCGGGAACTGCTCGCCGCGCTCGACGCCGGGTAGCCAGTCAGTCCCTCACCGCTCATGCGCTTGGGCGCGAGGCCGCTCAGGCCGTCAGGCCGAGCCCGGTCATCCGGCGGGCGTGCCGCTCGGCGAGGTCCGCCGTCAGCTTCCCGAGGGTTTCCCGGGCGTCGCCGGTACTGCTGAGCAGCGGCCCCAGCAGGGCGTGTTCCATGCTGACGCGCTGGGCCTGGGTGAGGGCCTCGCCCACCAGACGGCGGCCCCACAGTGCCAGCCGGGAGGCAAGGCGCGGGTCCTCTGCCAGGGCGCGCTGCAGCAGATCACGCAGCACGGCCGTGGACTCCTCCGAGACCAGGATCCGCTCAACCACCTCACGGGTGTCCGCGTCGAGGAACTCGGACACTGACTTGTAGAAGTCCGAGGACACGGTGTCAATGACGTAGGCCTTCATCAGGGACTCGTACCAGTCGCCCGGCTTGGTGCGCTCGTGGAAGTGGTCCACGGAACGCTGGAACGGCAGCATGGTTTCCTCGGCATCTACGCCCAGCTCTTCGAGCCGGGCGCTGACCAGTTCGAAGTGCTGGAATTCGATCACCGCGATCCGGCCCAGCAAGGCACGGTCGTGCAGGGTAGGCGCGTAGCGCGCATCGGAGGAGAGACGCCCGAAGGCTGACAGTTCGCCATAGGCCATGACGCCCAGGAGGTCCGTCACGAGGCGCTGGTACGGAGCATTGCCGGCCGAAGATGTGCCCATGCTCCAAGACTAACCGCCGATTTCGGGCTAACCTGACTTTCGTGCCACATCATGGGATAGCGCCGAACGTCAGCGAACAGTCGTACCAGCTCGCGGAGGCATTTGCGGCCTTGCGGACCGAGCTGGAGCTGCCCGGCGCCTACCCGCAGGAAGCCCTGAAGGAGGCCGAAGCTGCGGTTTCCGCCCACGCCCTTCCGGATCGCGACCTCCGGGATGTCCCGTTCATCACCATCGACCCGGCCACCTCCACGGACCTCGACCAAGCCCTGTTCATCGAGCGCGCAGGCGAGGGCTACAAGGTGCTGTATGCCATCTCCGATGTGCCCTCCTTCGTGGCCCCGGGCGGGGCACTCGACTCCGAGACGCGCCACCGTGGGCAGACGTTCTACGCCCCGGACGGCAGGATCCCGCTCCACCCCGAGGTCATCAGCGAGAACGCTGGCAGCCTGCTGGCCGAGCAGGACTGTGCGGCGTTCGTGTGGGACTTCGACCTTGATGCGGCCGCGGAGGTCACGGCCGTGTCCGTCCGCCGGGCCACGGTCCGGAGCCGCGCCAAGCTGAGCTACAAGGGCGTGCAGGCCGAGATCGACGCCGGCACGGCCTCGCCCGTGCTGCAGCTCCTCAAGGAAGTGGGCCTCAAGCGTGTGGAGCTGGAGCGCCGCCGCGGCGGTGCCAGCCTGAACATGCCGGAGCAGGAAATCGTCCCCGTGCCCGACGGCGGGGGGTTCCGGATTGTGGCAGCGCCCAGCCTGCCGGTGGAGGACTGGAACGCCCAGATATCCCTGATGACGGGGATGGCCGCGGCCCAACTGATGCTGGACGGCAAGGTGGGGATCCTGCGCACCATGCCGGAACCGGACGAACGATCCCTGCGGCACTTCAAACGCCAGACGGCGGCCCTCGGCAGGCCCTGGGACGGCGAGATGAGCTACGGCGAATACCTGCGCACCCTGGATGCCACGGACCCCAAGCAATTGGCCATCCTGCACGCCGCCGGGATGCTGTTCCGCGGCGCAGGCTACACGCCGTTCGACGGAACGGTGCCCGACAATGTGGTGCAGTCTGCCATCGGCGCCCCCTATGCCCACACCACGGCTCCTCTGCGCCGGCTGATCGACCGCTTTGTCCTGGTGATCTGCGAGGCCCTGAGCAACGGCGGCTCCATCCCGTCATGGGTCCGCGACGCCCTCCCGTCCTTGCCCGCGATCATGGCCGCCTCGGACCAGCTCGCCGGGAAGATGGAGCGCATGGCCCTGGACACCGTGGAGGCGGCCCTGGTGGTCAACCACATTGGCGAGGAGTTCGACGCCGTCGTGATCTCCGGTTCCAAGCCGCCGAACGGAAACGGCAACGGCAACGGCCCGTTCG contains:
- the thiE gene encoding thiamine phosphate synthase, whose product is MTQHDVHTTARLYLCTDARKTQGDFEDFVDAAFEGGVDIIQLRDKSLEAAEELELLEVLHKVAHRHGRLWAVNDRADIALLSGAPVFHIGQKDLPLRSARHILHDPTVIGLSTHTTEQIDAAIAAAPGRSGLDYFCVGPVWATPTKPGRDAVGLELVTYAKEAVRRADEETVGGVLLPWFAIGGIDLTNVGQVVAAGADRIVVVRAITEAADPTAAARELLAALDAG
- a CDS encoding ferritin-like domain-containing protein; protein product: MGTSSAGNAPYQRLVTDLLGVMAYGELSAFGRLSSDARYAPTLHDRALLGRIAVIEFQHFELVSARLEELGVDAEETMLPFQRSVDHFHERTKPGDWYESLMKAYVIDTVSSDFYKSVSEFLDADTREVVERILVSEESTAVLRDLLQRALAEDPRLASRLALWGRRLVGEALTQAQRVSMEHALLGPLLSSTGDARETLGKLTADLAERHARRMTGLGLTA
- a CDS encoding RNB domain-containing ribonuclease; this translates as MPHHGIAPNVSEQSYQLAEAFAALRTELELPGAYPQEALKEAEAAVSAHALPDRDLRDVPFITIDPATSTDLDQALFIERAGEGYKVLYAISDVPSFVAPGGALDSETRHRGQTFYAPDGRIPLHPEVISENAGSLLAEQDCAAFVWDFDLDAAAEVTAVSVRRATVRSRAKLSYKGVQAEIDAGTASPVLQLLKEVGLKRVELERRRGGASLNMPEQEIVPVPDGGGFRIVAAPSLPVEDWNAQISLMTGMAAAQLMLDGKVGILRTMPEPDERSLRHFKRQTAALGRPWDGEMSYGEYLRTLDATDPKQLAILHAAGMLFRGAGYTPFDGTVPDNVVQSAIGAPYAHTTAPLRRLIDRFVLVICEALSNGGSIPSWVRDALPSLPAIMAASDQLAGKMERMALDTVEAALVVNHIGEEFDAVVISGSKPPNGNGNGNGPFGVVQIAEPAVTARCDGEMESGTKVRVKLLKADIAAREIRFALL